A genome region from Triticum aestivum cultivar Chinese Spring chromosome 2B, IWGSC CS RefSeq v2.1, whole genome shotgun sequence includes the following:
- the LOC123042277 gene encoding probable transcription factor RL9 produces MRTVNTPTSKNQAKKIRLHDRYCDGMMPLCNPSSEARQLSASSTGLPTSHQELFMSAGFQQQQQHHGGAGAAWAREEYYAAPQRSAFAQRCVGSSTAAFYAAEHLLGIGQFDGAPLGMLPPAATMMPAVAARTRPESGDMYMSHELDPVMLRADQSPSVRTYYVRPQQRRDPVELELPLLAPQPQQQESAHHGLFGNAPAIKPHSFSPHVPSMEAPSSSSLLSQMESHLSARSSVGAPATPTGTGSVSAPPAPPPPSKTRIRWTPELHERFVDCVSKLGGADRATPKGILKLMNSDGLTIYHIKSHLQKYRMAKYMPAPSSSSSSSEGRQHEKRAAGSDTQHELDPKTGMHITEALRVQLDVQRRLHEQLEIQRKLQVRIEEQGKRLQKMFEDQLNASGNTGPAAGPDVVLFPPAAEVPSHQEEDAVFVDVIDDDDEVQIISVASGSYDDDLAAL; encoded by the exons ATGCGTACGG TTAACACTCCAACTTCGAAGAACCAGGCCAAGAAGATTAGGCTGCACGACCGCTACTGCGACGGGATGATGCCGCTGTGCAACCCGAGCTCCGAGGCGAGGCAGCTTTCCGCATCCTCCACCGGACTCCCGACGTCGCACCAGGAACTGTTCATGAGCGCCGGgtttcagcagcagcagcagcaccacggCGGGGCAGGCGCCGCCTGGGCGCGCGAGGAGTACTACGCGGCGCCGCAGAGGTCGGCGTTCGCGCAGCGCTGCGTCGGCTCAAGCACGGCGGCGTTCTACGCGGCCGAGCATCTGCTCGGCATCGGGCAGTTCGACGGCGCTCCACTCGGGATGCTCCCGCCGGCGGCGACGATGATGCCCGCGGTGGCGGCCAGGACGCGGCCGGAGAGCGGCGACATGTACATGTCGCACGAGCTCGACCCGGTGATGCTCCGCGCGGACCAGTCGCCGTCCGTGAGGACGTACTACGTGAGGCCGCAGCAGCGGCGGGACCCGGTAGAGCTGGAGCTGCCACTGCTGGCACCGCAACCGCAGCAGCAAGAAAGCGCGCACCATGGCCTGTTCGGCAACGCCCCCGCCATCAAACCGCACTCGTTCTCACCCCAT GTCCCGTCGATGGaggcgccgagcagcagcagcttgCTGAGCCAGATGGAGAGCCACCTGTCCGCCAGGAGCAGCGTCGGCGCGCCGGCGACCCCCACCGGCACCGGCAGCGTGTCAgcgcctccggcgccgccgccgccgagcaagACTCGGATCCGGTGGACGCCGGAGCTGCACGAGCGGTTCGTGGACTGCGTGAGCAAGCTCGGCGGCGCGGACA GGGCGACCCCGAAGGGGATCCTGAAGCTGATGAACTCGGACGGCCTCACCATCTACCACATCAAGAGCCACCTCCAG AAATACCGGATGGCCAAGTACATGCCGGcaccatcttcatcgtcgtcgtcatccgaaG GGAGGCAGCACGAGAAGAGGGCCGCCGGAAGCGACACCCAGCATGAACTGGACCCGAAAAC TGGGATGCACATCACGGAAGCACTCCGCGTCCAGCTCGACGTGCAGCGCCGCCTCCACGAGCAGCTCGAG ATACAGCGGAAGCTGCAGGTGAGGATCGAGGAGCAGGGCAAGAGGCTGCAGAAGATGTTCGAGGACCAGCTCAACGCCAGCGGCAACACCGGGCCGGCCGCCGGCCCGGACGTCGTCCTCTTCCCGCCGGCGGCGGAGGTGCCGAGCCACCAAGAGGAGGATGCCGTGTTCGTCGACGTCATCGACGATGACGACGAGGTGCAGATAATCTCCGTCGCCAGCGGCAGCTATGACGACGACTTAGCCGCCTTGTAA